One window of Clarias gariepinus isolate MV-2021 ecotype Netherlands chromosome 21, CGAR_prim_01v2, whole genome shotgun sequence genomic DNA carries:
- the LOC128509742 gene encoding histone H1-like, producing MAEVAPAPAAAPAKAPKKKAASLPKRAGPSVGELIVKAVSASKERNGVSLAAVKKALAAGGYDVEKNKSRVKLAVNNLVKKAVLVQTKGTGASGSFKLNKKQTEAKKPASKAKKPAAKKSAAAKKPKKVAAKKPAAAAKKSPKKAKKPAAAAKKVTKSPKKAKKLATPKKAAKSPKKAKTVKPKTAKPKASKAAKPKAPRAKKAAPKKK from the coding sequence atggcagaAGTGGCTCCCGCGCCCGCCGCCGCGCCGGCCAAAGCGCCCAAGAAGAAAGCAGCTTCGCTGCCAAAGAGAGCCGGGCCTAGCGTCGGCGAGCTGATCGTCAAAGCGGTTTCCGCGTCCAAGGAAAGGAATGGCGTGTCTCTCGCTGCCGTGAAGAAAGCTCTGGCTGCCGGTGGATACGACGTGGAGAAGAACAAGTCCCGCGTCAAGCTCGCCGTCAACAATCTGGTGAAAAAAGCGGTCTTGGTTCAAACCAAAGGCACCGGCGCGTCTGGCTCTTTCAAGCTGAACAAGAAGCAGACCGAAGCTAAGAAACCCGCGTCCAAAGCGAAGAAGCCGGCCGCCAAAAAGTCCGCGGCGGCGAAGAAGCCCAAGAAGGTAGCGGCCAAGAAACCCGCCGCCGCCGCCAAGAAGTCTCCTAAGAAGGCAAAGAAACCCGCCGCTGCCGCCAAGAAAGTCACCAAGAGCCCCAAGAAGGCGAAAAAGTTGGCGACCCCCAAAAAGGCAGCGAAGAGCCCCAAGAAGGCGAAGACAGTTAAGCCCAAGACTGCCAAGCCCAAAGCATCCAAGGCTGCCAAGCCTAAAGCGCCCAGGGCAAAAAAGGCAGCTCCTAAAAAGAAGTAA